In the genome of Streptomyces fagopyri, the window ACTTCGGTCTGACCACGGCCGAGGCGAAGAACGTCCAGGAGTTCCTCGCGGACTACTGGGGATACACCGACACGATCGACGGTCAGCTGGGCACCAACAGCTGGAAGGCCTTCCAGCGCTGCCTCGCGAGGTACTGGGGCTACACGGGCGCCATCGACGGGGACCCGGGCACCAACACCATCAAGGCGCTGCAGCGTCTGCTGGCGGACGACTACGGCTACACGGGAGCGATCGACGGGGTCGCCGGTTCGGGCACCCGGGCGGCGTTCAAGCGCTTCGCCGCCTGACCACCTGACCGGTCGGACCCGCCCGACCCACTGACCGGCCTGTCCGATCCGACCGTCGAGTGACCCACCCGGCCCGTCCTTGCCCGGCAAGGACGGGCCGCGGATGCGTTCCCTCACCCCTCATCCGGACCGCGTCCCGCACGCCTGGGGCAACTGCCGTACCGAGAGGCCCGGTTCGTTCCCGCGAACGCACCGACCGTCGGGCCGTCGCCGTCGTCCCACTCTGCGGCCGTCCAGATGGGCGTCCCGGCAGGTCAGCGCGGACGGCATCCCGTCACGACCGCACTTCGACTGTAGCGGTGGCATCCGTCCCCGCCACGCACCACTCTCGTCCTGTCACCCCGCCGCAGCCGCGCGTTCTCGTCCCGGCAGTCCTCGTAGGCCCGTTGAGCACGCGGACCGGGCTGGAGAACGCCGGACGCGTACGACGGTCCCTCACACGAGGACGCGTCGGACGACGCTCCAGCAACCGAAGGAGAACCTCGCCGCCATGGGAAGACTCGCATTCCTCGTTCGCGCCGAAGACGACAGCTCACGGCACAGAGACACGCACCGCACGACGCCAGGGTGGCGGATCCGGATCGGTACGTTCGCCGCCACCGCGGCGATGGTCTCGGCCGGCGTCGTACTGGGTGCCGGTCCGGCGGCGGCGGTCGCGCCGTCCGCGATCAAACTGACCTCCGCGTCCTGCCCCACCGAGATCGTGCAGGGCCAGGTGAGCGGCTGCGTCACCGAGTTGCAGAACCTGCTCAACGCGCACGGCGCCGGTCTGGTGGTGGACGGTCAGTTCGGACCGAGCACGCTGTACGCGGTCCGTGAGTACCAGGCGTCCACCGCGATCGCCGTGGACGGGCGGGTGGGCCCGGCGACCAAGAGCAAGCTGTACGCGACCGGAGGCTCGGCGCCCGCCCCCATCAACCTCCAGTCCTCCTCGTGCCCCGCGAACATCGTCCAGGGTGACAAGGGCGGATGCGTCACCGAGCTCCAGCGACTGCTGCGCCACCACGGCTACGCGGTCGACGTGGACGGCGACTTCGGCGCCGGAACCGCGAGTGCCGTCCGCAGTTTTCAGACCTCCTACGGCCTCACGGCCGACGGGCAGGTCGGCGCCAACACCAAGCGGGCGCTCTACGACACCGACGAGTCACCGTCCACCGGCCTGGACCTGAGGTCCTCTTCCTGCCCGGACAACATCGTCGAGGGGCAGAGCGGCGGTTGCGTCGCCACGCTCCAGTCCCTGCTGAACGGCAAGGGCCAGAACGTCGACGTCGACGGCAGCTTCGGCCCCCAGACCCTGACGGCC includes:
- a CDS encoding peptidoglycan-binding domain-containing protein; protein product: MRPNALGRTIAGLIVVAGLTAGSVATAGTSFAATATTARTAAAAQPAAAAATQNFGLTTAEAKNVQEFLADYWGYTDTIDGQLGTNSWKAFQRCLARYWGYTGAIDGDPGTNTIKALQRLLADDYGYTGAIDGVAGSGTRAAFKRFAA